One genomic segment of Vulcanisaeta thermophila includes these proteins:
- a CDS encoding ORC1-type DNA replication protein translates to MSRIFKNEAALTPEYIPDRLPYREEKLRLLKTYFGGFLERPGSMYPKVILIGRPGSGKTVTSRKFGEYVVKATNGRVKYVHVSCFLNRTLNSVLRDIGVQLNIPIPKRGFSTEELLKMILEMVRDKDLYAVIALDDVFHLVNSNNGPMALGTLIRLGEEYQSRNDSYRFGLILISQDLVFKEQLDRSSQSSLGNNIITFEPYTKDQIFDILLDRAREAFVDNAYDEEILKMIADVAGVDSEGGNKDEYRGDARYAIDILWRAAKLAEMRNADRIMPEHVREAIKSTLRGIRYDELRMLPLHEKIFLLAIVRSLRRNPNSPYVLFGQAENEYQMLCEQYKQEPRKHTQLWQYLMDMNSKGFVEIRPSGRGMRGRSTLISIPSEPLATLDDELTKIIEGDLGL, encoded by the coding sequence ATGAGCAGGATCTTCAAAAACGAGGCGGCATTAACACCGGAGTACATACCAGATAGGCTTCCTTATAGGGAGGAGAAGCTTAGGCTGTTGAAAACATACTTCGGGGGTTTCCTGGAAAGGCCAGGTTCCATGTACCCTAAGGTTATTCTGATTGGTAGACCTGGTAGTGGTAAGACAGTGACTAGTAGGAAGTTTGGTGAGTACGTCGTTAAGGCTACGAACGGCAGGGTTAAGTACGTACACGTATCCTGCTTCCTTAACAGAACACTTAACTCGGTGCTTAGGGACATTGGTGTTCAACTCAACATACCAATACCCAAGAGGGGATTCTCCACGGAGGAGTTGCTGAAGATGATACTGGAGATGGTTAGGGATAAGGACCTGTACGCCGTGATCGCGCTAGATGATGTGTTCCACCTGGTCAATAGTAATAATGGGCCCATGGCCCTGGGAACCCTAATTAGGCTTGGTGAGGAGTATCAAAGCCGTAATGACAGTTATAGATTTGGCTTGATATTAATAAGCCAGGACCTAGTATTTAAGGAGCAGCTGGACAGGAGTTCTCAAAGCTCCCTTGGTAATAATATAATAACCTTCGAGCCATACACGAAGGATCAAATATTCGACATACTACTGGATAGGGCTAGGGAGGCCTTCGTGGATAATGCCTACGATGAAGAGATACTCAAGATGATAGCTGATGTGGCGGGCGTGGATAGTGAGGGTGGTAATAAGGATGAGTACAGGGGCGATGCCCGATATGCCATTGACATACTATGGAGAGCCGCCAAGCTTGCGGAGATGAGGAATGCGGACAGGATTATGCCCGAGCATGTTAGGGAGGCTATTAAGAGTACGCTGCGTGGTATTAGGTATGATGAATTAAGGATGCTGCCCCTACACGAGAAGATATTCCTACTGGCAATAGTCAGGAGCCTAAGGAGAAACCCGAACTCACCCTACGTACTGTTCGGTCAGGCCGAGAACGAGTATCAAATGCTCTGCGAGCAGTATAAGCAGGAGCCCAGGAAACATACCCAGTTATGGCAATACCTCATGGACATGAATAGTAAGGGGTTCGTTGAAATAAGACCATCGGGTAGAGGTATGAGGGGTAGGTCAACCCTAATCTCCATACCCTCAGAGCCCCTGGCAACCCTCGATGATGAGCTAACGAAGATAATAGAGGGTGATTTGGGGTTATGA
- a CDS encoding glycoside hydrolase family 57 protein, giving the protein MVHRLAIFLEMHQPRRLRPNVLNKLCDLRSTEVSPSIISSIVFYDELNREILERVSSKSYEPTLEIINEIGREGFKVSISISGDLIDQLMMWRPNVIEMLRKLVNNGTVDLVAEPYHHSLASLIDNELFADELREHAETIRALFSRNPVVFENTEFLFRNDWGLIMERMGALGVLTEGVDWVLGWRSPTYVYGIPNSRVRLLLRHYRLSDDVGFRFSNRSWDQWPLTADKYMAWVRATPGDFVLVGLDFETFGEHHWRESGIFDFLSWLPKEASRAGVKFVHVSELVNEDPVDYLDINTAISWADVEKDASAWLGNELQVTALNHVVSIRGLMERSGLGKVWRYLITSDHYYYMSMKHGSSGEVHSYFNPFGSAFEAFKTLEDVVIGIACALANKGLLSRGVS; this is encoded by the coding sequence ATGGTCCACAGATTGGCCATATTCCTTGAAATGCACCAACCAAGGAGGCTGAGACCCAACGTACTTAACAAGCTATGCGATTTAAGGAGTACTGAGGTGAGCCCCTCAATCATAAGCTCCATAGTGTTTTATGATGAGTTGAATAGAGAGATACTCGAGAGAGTTTCAAGTAAGTCTTATGAACCAACATTGGAGATTATCAATGAGATTGGGAGGGAGGGCTTCAAGGTTTCTATTTCAATTTCAGGAGATTTAATAGACCAATTAATGATGTGGAGACCAAATGTGATAGAGATGCTTAGGAAACTCGTTAATAACGGCACCGTGGACCTCGTGGCAGAGCCCTACCACCACTCCCTGGCCTCATTAATAGATAATGAACTCTTTGCAGATGAATTGAGGGAGCATGCAGAGACAATAAGGGCCCTGTTCTCCAGGAACCCAGTGGTTTTTGAGAACACGGAGTTCCTATTCAGGAATGACTGGGGTTTGATCATGGAGAGAATGGGCGCCCTAGGCGTGCTAACGGAGGGTGTTGATTGGGTTTTGGGGTGGAGGAGCCCAACCTACGTCTACGGCATACCCAACTCCAGGGTTAGATTATTACTCAGGCATTACAGGTTATCTGACGATGTGGGCTTTAGGTTTAGTAATCGTTCATGGGATCAATGGCCCCTAACCGCGGATAAGTACATGGCCTGGGTAAGGGCAACGCCTGGGGATTTCGTGCTCGTGGGCCTGGACTTCGAAACTTTCGGTGAGCATCATTGGCGTGAAAGCGGCATATTCGATTTCCTAAGCTGGTTACCCAAGGAGGCTTCCAGGGCTGGTGTTAAGTTTGTCCATGTTTCTGAGTTGGTTAATGAGGACCCTGTGGATTACCTGGACATTAACACGGCAATATCCTGGGCTGATGTTGAGAAGGATGCCAGTGCCTGGTTGGGTAATGAGCTCCAGGTCACGGCGTTAAATCACGTGGTTAGTATTAGGGGGTTGATGGAGAGGTCCGGTCTTGGTAAGGTTTGGCGTTACTTAATAACCAGCGACCATTATTACTACATGTCCATGAAGCATGGATCCAGTGGTGAGGTTCATAGTTACTTCAATCCCTTTGGCTCGGCATTTGAAGCCTTTAAGACCCTGGAGGACGTGGTCATAGGCATAGCATGCGCATTGGCCAATAAGGGTTTATTAAGTCGTGGTGTTTCATGA
- the ribC gene encoding riboflavin synthase, translated as MTLRVGIVDTTFSRVDMARYAIEELKNMEPSVVIERITVPGFKNTPWAVKQLINKGVDAVMVFGWIGPTLTDKITYAVASMGLVLIQIEYDKPIIDVTVHEDEAQDEKELFNIAVDRSRKHARNLIYMLRGELTRWAGMGLRQGRPDVGPIIP; from the coding sequence ATGACATTGAGGGTTGGTATTGTGGATACCACCTTCTCGCGGGTTGACATGGCTAGGTACGCCATTGAGGAATTGAAGAATATGGAGCCCTCGGTGGTGATAGAGAGAATCACGGTGCCCGGCTTTAAGAACACGCCCTGGGCCGTTAAGCAATTAATTAATAAGGGCGTTGATGCTGTTATGGTGTTTGGTTGGATAGGGCCCACACTAACGGATAAAATAACCTACGCAGTGGCCTCCATGGGTTTAGTACTAATTCAAATCGAGTATGACAAGCCCATTATCGACGTTACGGTGCATGAGGATGAGGCCCAGGATGAGAAGGAGCTGTTTAATATAGCTGTTGATAGGTCTAGGAAGCACGCAAGGAACCTGATCTACATGCTTAGGGGTGAATTAACAAGGTGGGCTGGCATGGGCCTTAGGCAGGGCAGGCCTGATGTGGGGCCAATAATACCTTAA
- a CDS encoding AAA family ATPase — protein MVYSNRIVALMSRLFTAVIYLIIATIAFIVDFPFYPLPIALLIIAVTTALAYAGHTKLGFGIMIVLLIPALLYAFKYAALGTLLLILMLILLIAEFDWLGVGVGIIGWELVIMPNAWHVLGVPVILTSPSLTVGVARRVTPLKSLITFIVLYIPTLLLLNAASLVPWFGSTRSIMGGLTALPVLTTNTVVSALHDVELGLNGLGHSIYTVFNWTSTYVLPPLMALVAYVAYLVSNRLRKSGVFALRYFAPTVATVVSYAMLTYLLFYLNPYFSLYQGVDVNTLMRGLVPALILSLTVLPPIMHYRLIETRFEEEEKAVERALQVGFQLIINRDELRKMAEEWDDVVGIDDVKNDIEQSVIAPLKDPRTAQRYGLALIHGVLLFGPPGVGKTMLARAIAGKLGWNTLIVNIGELLSKYYGESENRLTELFKTARRYAPAVLIIDEVDAIGKARTKYVSDDVTPRLLNILLGEMDGINKRSENILVIATTNQPDLLDPALLRPGRFDKVIYVPPPNEEARARLFRKLLSGKPISGNIDYEKLARMTDRFSGADIMNVVRTAVLEAARSNKPITQEDLEKIISKYKPSLTYDLLEKYEAFRLQYSRYKVQERPMFGIPEVTWDDVGDLEDVKELINKYVVTSIKKREILEKLGIEPIRGILLFGPPGVGKTLIAKATANMLKASFIELNGAELARVGPERAAAIVKDIFSRARENAPAIVFIDEVDSIAPRRDSPTGFIWSMVVSQLLTEMDGLRESTGVIVMGATNRPWALDPALLRPGRFDKVIYIPPPNRDARRKILMVHLRNTQYDQGVLDWLADRTEGFSGADLAALVREAKMRALDRVLAGSSEVMLTKEDFEEALRRVKPSITRDVISQYEDFINKINNIT, from the coding sequence GTGGTTTACTCCAATAGGATTGTTGCGTTAATGTCCAGGTTATTCACGGCGGTGATTTACTTAATAATCGCCACCATAGCATTCATAGTGGACTTCCCATTCTACCCACTACCCATTGCCCTACTCATAATAGCCGTAACCACGGCACTGGCCTACGCTGGGCATACCAAATTGGGCTTTGGCATAATGATCGTGCTACTAATACCCGCATTACTATACGCCTTTAAATACGCAGCCCTGGGGACCCTACTCCTAATACTAATGCTCATACTACTCATCGCAGAGTTCGACTGGTTAGGTGTGGGGGTGGGAATAATCGGGTGGGAGCTGGTCATAATGCCCAATGCGTGGCACGTCCTTGGAGTCCCCGTTATTTTAACATCCCCAAGCCTCACGGTGGGCGTCGCCAGGAGGGTCACCCCACTCAAGTCATTAATAACATTCATAGTGCTTTACATACCCACCCTACTACTCCTAAACGCAGCCTCCCTCGTGCCTTGGTTTGGCAGTACGAGATCTATAATGGGAGGGTTAACAGCACTGCCCGTTTTGACCACGAACACGGTAGTAAGTGCGCTTCATGATGTGGAGCTTGGACTTAACGGGCTTGGTCACTCCATATACACAGTGTTCAACTGGACAAGTACGTACGTACTACCCCCACTCATGGCATTGGTGGCTTACGTGGCCTACCTAGTATCTAATAGGCTTAGGAAGAGTGGTGTCTTCGCCCTTAGGTACTTCGCACCTACTGTGGCCACCGTGGTCTCCTACGCCATGCTAACATACCTCCTCTTCTACCTCAACCCATACTTCAGCCTTTATCAGGGGGTTGACGTTAACACACTAATGAGGGGTTTAGTGCCTGCGTTGATACTAAGCCTCACGGTATTACCACCAATAATGCACTATAGGTTAATCGAGACCAGGTTTGAGGAGGAGGAGAAGGCCGTGGAGAGGGCGTTGCAAGTGGGCTTTCAATTAATAATAAACAGGGACGAGTTAAGGAAGATGGCCGAGGAGTGGGATGACGTGGTGGGGATTGACGATGTTAAGAACGATATAGAGCAGTCAGTAATAGCGCCATTGAAGGATCCAAGGACGGCCCAGCGGTATGGCCTGGCGCTAATACATGGCGTCCTCCTCTTCGGCCCCCCTGGCGTGGGTAAGACAATGCTCGCCAGGGCCATTGCTGGGAAGCTAGGATGGAACACCCTAATAGTGAATATAGGGGAACTCCTAAGTAAGTACTATGGTGAGTCCGAGAATAGACTCACTGAGTTATTCAAGACGGCTAGGAGGTACGCACCCGCTGTGTTGATAATAGACGAGGTGGACGCCATAGGGAAGGCTAGGACGAAGTACGTGAGTGATGACGTAACCCCACGACTGCTAAATATCTTACTCGGCGAGATGGATGGTATTAATAAAAGGAGTGAGAACATACTGGTAATAGCAACCACAAACCAACCAGACCTCCTGGACCCAGCCCTGCTGAGGCCTGGCAGGTTTGACAAGGTGATCTACGTACCACCACCCAATGAGGAGGCAAGGGCAAGGCTGTTTAGGAAGCTGCTTAGCGGCAAACCCATAAGTGGTAATATTGATTATGAAAAACTAGCCAGGATGACCGATAGATTCAGTGGTGCGGATATAATGAATGTGGTTAGGACCGCAGTCCTCGAAGCTGCCAGGAGTAACAAGCCCATAACCCAGGAGGACCTGGAGAAAATAATTAGCAAGTATAAACCAAGCCTAACCTACGACCTCCTCGAGAAATACGAAGCCTTTAGACTACAGTATAGTAGGTATAAGGTTCAGGAGAGGCCCATGTTTGGTATACCCGAGGTTACCTGGGATGACGTTGGCGATCTTGAGGATGTTAAGGAATTGATTAATAAGTACGTAGTGACATCAATAAAGAAGAGGGAGATCCTGGAAAAACTGGGTATTGAGCCCATACGCGGGATCCTCCTCTTTGGACCGCCCGGTGTGGGTAAGACACTAATAGCCAAGGCCACCGCCAACATGCTAAAGGCAAGCTTTATAGAGTTAAATGGGGCTGAATTAGCAAGGGTTGGTCCCGAGAGGGCTGCGGCCATTGTTAAGGACATATTCAGCAGGGCCCGTGAGAACGCACCAGCCATAGTGTTCATTGATGAGGTGGACTCAATAGCGCCAAGGAGGGACTCACCCACTGGCTTCATATGGTCCATGGTGGTTTCCCAATTATTAACGGAGATGGATGGGCTCAGGGAATCCACGGGGGTCATCGTCATGGGGGCTACAAACAGACCATGGGCCCTGGACCCGGCCCTGCTGAGGCCTGGCAGGTTTGATAAGGTCATTTACATACCACCACCCAACAGGGATGCCAGGCGTAAGATACTAATGGTTCACTTAAGGAATACTCAGTACGACCAGGGGGTCCTAGATTGGCTTGCGGATAGGACCGAGGGATTCAGCGGCGCTGATTTGGCTGCTTTGGTTAGGGAGGCTAAGATGAGGGCTCTGGACAGGGTTTTAGCGGGCAGTTCCGAGGTCATGCTAACCAAGGAGGACTTCGAGGAGGCCCTCAGAAGGGTCAAGCCATCGATAACCAGGGATGTTATTTCACAGTATGAGGATTTTATCAATAAAATAAACAACATCACCTAA
- a CDS encoding 50S ribosomal protein L31e, protein MSEEAKVELERVYVINLRRTREVSRTKRSPYAIRLIRRFVARHMKVDLDKVKIDNSVNNVVWSRGIEKPPRRIEVKVVKYSDGTVKVTLNVPAGEGKTEAKAEGK, encoded by the coding sequence ATGAGTGAGGAGGCCAAGGTCGAGTTGGAGAGGGTTTACGTGATTAACCTAAGGAGGACCAGGGAGGTCTCAAGGACCAAGAGATCCCCATACGCCATTAGGTTGATTAGGAGGTTTGTGGCCAGGCACATGAAGGTGGATCTGGATAAGGTTAAGATTGACAATTCAGTTAACAATGTAGTTTGGAGTAGGGGTATTGAGAAGCCCCCGAGGAGGATTGAGGTTAAGGTTGTGAAGTACAGCGACGGTACGGTGAAGGTCACGCTCAACGTACCCGCTGGGGAGGGGAAGACAGAGGCCAAGGCAGAGGGTAAGTAA
- a CDS encoding NAD(P)-dependent oxidoreductase, which translates to MEVTVVGTGRMGSALVRRLAALGYTVYAWNRTREKLRDLPAKPLNDLSEARGLVFIFVSDDEALYRVSDVTGEVVALAGTYSVDAVKALSIKYLNRGMGLLASPVIGGPGDVERGTAIYLVGGSETVFNKVSGVFKGLGEVIRLPSVESAMALKLAYNALLIGSMALLGEYLNLGMSYGVDNEVLKGVLTRTVFREIAEKYMDRILNPPQKPSFTLALATKDVKYAVRAGESSGTPLLISSAVKSLYELLTTYGFGNEDYVRGGFLEVKRS; encoded by the coding sequence GTGGAGGTAACGGTAGTGGGTACGGGTAGGATGGGCTCGGCACTTGTTAGGAGGTTAGCGGCGCTTGGGTATACGGTCTACGCGTGGAATAGAACCAGGGAGAAGCTTAGGGATTTACCCGCAAAACCACTGAACGACCTATCGGAGGCTAGGGGCTTGGTGTTCATATTCGTGTCCGACGATGAGGCACTATACAGGGTTAGCGACGTCACGGGGGAAGTGGTGGCCCTGGCAGGGACCTACAGCGTTGATGCTGTCAAGGCATTGAGCATTAAGTACCTCAACAGGGGGATGGGCCTCCTGGCATCGCCGGTGATTGGGGGACCTGGTGATGTGGAGAGGGGCACCGCAATATACCTCGTGGGTGGTTCCGAGACCGTTTTTAATAAAGTCAGTGGGGTCTTTAAGGGGCTTGGTGAGGTGATTAGGTTGCCCAGTGTCGAGTCAGCCATGGCGCTTAAGTTGGCATACAATGCATTACTCATTGGCTCCATGGCATTGCTTGGGGAGTACCTAAATCTGGGTATGAGCTATGGTGTGGATAATGAGGTACTGAAGGGGGTCCTGACGAGGACCGTGTTTAGGGAGATTGCGGAGAAGTACATGGACAGGATCCTAAACCCACCACAAAAGCCAAGCTTCACACTAGCCCTGGCAACTAAGGATGTTAAGTACGCCGTGAGGGCCGGTGAATCCTCCGGAACACCCCTCCTCATCTCATCAGCGGTTAAGTCACTTTACGAATTACTTACCACCTACGGCTTTGGTAATGAGGACTACGTTAGGGGTGGGTTCCTCGAGGTCAAGAGGTCATGA
- a CDS encoding THUMP domain-containing protein, which translates to MSEFNLVVSTGRRLEGRCAEELRYVGELVGMRVAYTAFTGFDGLITGYVDGDPLEFVRRLRNLVVNNQYIPKFILKVVPVIRVVKTDIEEIANAAVNLASLYLSEGDTYRIDIRKRGVDIERMQLIEAIASRIKNRVNLEHPDKIIQIEIFPTRTGISVIREDDVFSLLKLSVQQGGKTEQGPTEQG; encoded by the coding sequence ATGAGCGAATTCAACCTCGTGGTCTCCACAGGGAGGAGGTTGGAGGGTAGGTGTGCCGAGGAGCTTAGGTACGTGGGTGAGTTAGTGGGCATGAGGGTAGCCTACACAGCCTTTACGGGCTTTGACGGGTTAATAACTGGGTACGTGGATGGAGACCCACTGGAGTTCGTGAGGAGGTTGAGGAACCTCGTGGTGAATAATCAATACATACCCAAGTTCATACTGAAGGTGGTCCCTGTAATAAGGGTTGTTAAGACGGACATTGAGGAGATAGCAAACGCGGCCGTGAACCTCGCCAGTTTATACCTAAGTGAGGGTGATACGTACAGGATAGACATTAGGAAGAGGGGCGTGGATATTGAGAGGATGCAGTTGATAGAGGCCATAGCCAGTAGGATTAAGAATAGGGTTAACCTAGAGCATCCGGACAAGATCATACAAATCGAGATATTCCCCACTAGGACGGGAATAAGCGTGATAAGGGAGGATGATGTATTCTCACTACTTAAGCTGTCTGTGCAGCAGGGAGGGAAGACCGAACAAGGCCCCACCGAGCAGGGATAA